One stretch of Eupeodes corollae chromosome 2, idEupCoro1.1, whole genome shotgun sequence DNA includes these proteins:
- the LOC129944329 gene encoding synaptic vesicle glycoprotein 2C-like, translated as MALSDKDKTVEIFTVEDEKYDKSDAIHFSDALEKTGFGIFNYSIILLGGVVMTCTLYETASVGFILPIAECDLNLTNRDKGILSTIGYVGIIVSSHMWGFLADTKGRRAVILPSLFMGCAVSIFSSFSPRFWLLIVLKFTNGFFISASYATFFVYIGEFHIDRTRTGAIMAASCIFSVGAMLLPVVGWGVINQNWSLPLPFLGIVYKPWRLLILVCACPGILAVIILLFLPESPKFLLSIGKKEEAIKVIKKMYRWNRKSGDLQINDIIPEKDTTVQNLSEPSINTSSSLLKAFLNTLWKQTVPLFQKNLLLSTVLICNIQFWMYVTIHGMFMWYPFITDIMVNAMSSNSTSNATRICDAVHANQLKLVTEEDHHCVEQLQDKTFIYSVTMEFCFFVGFIIIGLLDRKVQKNCILFSLLFVFGVCGVLTNFIYNATVALIVFNMFFLSGAGIQVLSGITIELYPTHLRGMAVCISMMFGRLGGVAGANAAGFLLPYNCELTFYIAGAGLIASAFSTFLIPKVTHSEKMVS; from the exons tatttacaGTCGAAGATGAAAAATACGACAAAAGTGATGCCATTCACTTCTCGGATGCTTTGGAAAAGACAG GTTTCGGAATATTTAACTATTCGATAATCTTGCTCGGAGGCGTAGTGATGACTTGTACCTTATATGAAACAGCTTCAGTTGGTTTTATACTCCCGATTGCCGAATGTGAtcttaatttgacaaatcgagaTAAGGGCATCTTGAGTACTATTGGATATGTTGGAATTATTGTCAGTTCACATATGTGGGGATTTCTGGCAGACACCAAAGGCAGACGAGCCGTAATATTACCTTCCCTGTTTATGGGCTGTGCTGTGTCTATATTTTCCAGTTTTTCACCCCGATTTTGGTTgcttattgttttgaaatttaccAATGGATTTTT TATTTCTGCATCCTATGCAacgttttttgtatacattggAGAGTTTCATATTGATCGTACAAGAACCGGAGCAATTATGGCAGCTTCGTGTATATTTTCGGTGGGGGCCATGCTCTTGCCAGTAGTTGGCTGGGGAGTCATCAATCAGAATTGGTCATTGCCATTGCCATTTCTCGGAATAGTCTACAAACCATGGAGACTTTTAATATTAGTTTGTGCATGTCCGGGAATTCTTGCAGTTATTATCTTACTTTTTCTTCCGGAAAGTCCAAAATTTCTTCTTTCCATTGGTAAAAAAGAGGAAGCCATCAAAGTAATTAAGAAGATGTATAGGTGGAACAGAAAAAGTGGAGATTTACAA ATTAATGATATCATCCCTGAAAAAGACACCACAGTCCAAAACTTAAGTGAACCATCAATAAATACTTCCAGCAGTctattaaaagcttttttaaacacGTTATGGAAACAGACTGTgccactttttcaaaaaaatttactcCTCTCTACCGTTCTTATTTGTAATATTCAATTTTGGATGTACGTTACTATTCATGGAATGTTCATGTGGTATCCCTTTATCACCGATATTATGGTAAACGCAATGAGTAGCAATTCAACAAGTAATGCTACTAGAATTTGTGATGCGGTTCATGCTAATCAGTTAAAGCTTGTTACGGAAGAAGAT caTCATTGTGTTGAACAACTACAAgataaaacttttatatattccGTTACGATGGAGTTCTGTTTCTTTGTAGGATTTATTATCATTGGTTTATTGGATCGAAAAGTTCAAAAGAATTGTATTCTCT tttctttattatttgtatttggaGTTTGCGGGGTTCTgacaaattttatatacaatgcAACTGTGGCTTTAATTGTGTTTAATATGTTTTTCCTATCAGGAGCTGGAATTCAAGTTTTAAGTGGAATAACAATCGAATTATATCCGACACATTTGAG GGGCATGGCAGTTTGTATCTCAATGATGTTTGGCCGTTTAGGTGGTGTTGCTGGGGCAAATGCTGCCGGATTTTTATTGCCTTACAATTGCGAGTTGACATTTTATATTGCCGGAGCTGGACTGATAGCATCGGCGTTTTCAACTTTCTTGATACCGAAAGTAACACACAGTGAAAAAATGGTGTCATAA